The following DNA comes from Osmerus eperlanus chromosome 5, fOsmEpe2.1, whole genome shotgun sequence.
TGTAGACATCTGGGGGAATGTAATTATATTCCCAGGATATTCAATTTTTCTTTATACGCAACAATATTTCCCTGCCTTTAGCGGAGATATCGTTAACATCTTTAGTCATTACAGCGCAGTAAGTCGTTAAAATAATGTGCTTGGGAGTGATTTATGTGTCACCCTTTTGCCTGATCTTCACCCCTTCCCCTCCAGAACCACGAGTTTGTAGACGAGCAGACGTACGAGTCCAACTGCATGGAGCTCTCCATGGTGAACAAAGCGGGCTCCCGgtcgtcctccctgtcctcctcccctcttggcCTCTCGTCCTGCTGCTCGCGGCGCAGCCGCAGGACGAGCCTCAGCCTGCCCCACTCCAACAACCAGGAGCTCAGCACCATCCAGATCAGAGAGAGACCGCTGGCCAATAGGtagcctctctcatctctctctctctcatctctcatatctctctatctctctctcacacacacactttctctcaaacacacacacaaatacacgcgtGCGCACATATTTCTCACCCTTTTGTCCGCATTCTGTCCGCTCTGTGCAGTCGGTCCAGCCTGAACGCCAAACATGTTGAAGCGGTCCCGCTGAAGTGCAATCAACCTTACATCACCCCCTGCCTGCCCACCCCAGTGGTGATGTCATCCGACAGAGACGGCACCACCAGTTCTACAGTCTACTCTCAGAGCAACATCGTCAGAGTCTCCGCCTTGTAGGTGTTACACCTGTCTGTATGGCTAACTGGTCTTCAGAATAACCAGGTGCtggggagatgaagagaaacCCTTTAGCATAAACCTACCAGAAGAGTGATTATCACTGTGTAGAGGTCAATGTTTGACTGGCTCTCCTTTCTAATACAGAGCCTCTGTATGAGATTAGACTGGTGGGACTGTCTGCCTTGGAGAAAAGGGACTCAGAAGCCTGGCTCTTCCCAGATAAGGAAGGCAATAGGGTTTTAACATTTTGAAACAATCGTTGTTgcctgaagaaaagaaaaaaaaaacactaagaAGAGATTTATTTTTTGAAGATGTAAATGTAGTTCTACATGTCGTCTTTTAACttaaggggggaaggggagactATTTTTTGAAGTTGTCAGTCCATTTCTTGTGTGAAGGTCAACCTAGACATCTTATGACGAACTCAAGACAAAGCACACGTACATTCAATCAGTGCAGACCATCCTTGTGAATAATAGATCTGTCTATATGCACATGTTTATGGTAATCATTattaaatcacacacacaaggcatatatacacacaaagcaTATAACATGGTCCTTAATCTACTTGATTAAATGAATAGTTCCATCGTTGTTGTAAATTCAGATACTGTACAATGTCAACATCCACTGTTTGGAATGAATAGCCACTATGAATATTAGGAACTGGTTAAAATGAGTTTGAGTCTGGTCTTTTTCCATATCCAGAAATGTTCGTGAATGTGGAAGTGAGAATCGAAAACACATGTTGGAGAAAATAAAAGGGAcccaatttgaaaacaaatccCTTCTTGTATGTTCAGCCATCTCTTAGAAAAATCTGTGTATTTCACCTTGAAGCTGCAAGGTCTAGTCACCAGCTAGAAGTAGAACACTGGTAATTAGTAAAGAGCACTAACAGAAGCCCTGACTTGGCTACCCTCTCAGTTTAAATGTTTGAAGATTATAACTTTCTAAATAATCTAACAACCATTCACAGAATTTTTGAAAAAACGAGACTTGGTAAATGTCACTGTTAAGATAACTCCTTGGTGcatttctttgtaaaagttgtAAATATCTATGTTTATCTTCATGAAACACGTTTATTCCTGTTTTCAAGATTTAGTTTACAGTTGTTCACATATTTCTGTCTGTTGATAACTGGTTGAATTGAGGATTTGCATGCTGTCATTGCAGAATTCAGTTTTTATCCCATTATGATGTGTCTCCTTCCTCTTGGAGGTTTGTATGTGACAACATAATGAGACCAGTGATGGAGTCGTGATTTAAAGTTATGAGTAAATTGGTTTTTACTTTTATCTTGTTAAGGACAAAATCTAGAATAAAAAGAAGCTTAAAATTATTACAAATTGTGCATTTGGTGCAGTGGCTAGAATAATAAATCGTtctatgaaaaagaaaaaatacatcCTATATATTTGTAGTGTCTGTATTTTTTCCTTCACTGTATTTTCTGGTCTGAAAATGGTTGTGCAGCATGCAGCCTGCTGGGACATGGAGCCCAGATGACACCCACACAGTGGGGAAGTAATGAGAACCTTACTCCCCTGGTGGAGCTTTAGGGCATGTGAGGGCCTGACAGACCCAGCGGTTGGTCCAGGGCTCCAGGCCCTCAGAGTCAGAAAGCAGGTCTTGTCGGTTACATAAGAGCCGTGCCTGAGTTCTCACTGGTTCATATCTCACAGCGGATGACACCTTCCTGTGTTTGTTACCTACTGACAACGTGTGACGGACCCACCTGAGAGCCCGCTACCAAACTACAGGCATTTTGGTACGCATATTCTGCACCTTCTGAAATGACAAGAACATGCTatattaaaacaaaataaattgtacatgaataaaacattttgGCATTAGGGCAAAAATGAAAGGGATGAATATGGATGTACAAATTCAATTTTATTTGGAACACCCATCCTACAGGGGAAATCTACCCCGAAAAAAaggatttacatttatttctgaAGGTATAAAACACTGTCCTAAACTGAGGGTTGACTACAGCATAGGTTATTGGGTTGCTGACCGACgtcaaacaggaaacagagacagagagaacttcTAGATCCTGAGTGATCTTCATCTGGAAGAAGAAGAGTTAAAAGAATGTAAAGCATCAAACTTTGAGTCACTTTCACTGCATTTGTACCTCGCTGATCAAGAACCGATATTGTTTCATGTGCCCAACGCAAGTCTCCCACCTCTTACACCGCCCTGTAAAGTTGGATTTATGAAACATGAAAAGAGGGATAAAACATCCAAATGCAGCGCATTCTTGAGTTTGTCGACCAACCATACGACCAATTCTGAGGTTTCTATGGCTGTAGATGCAAATTTGCAGTTGATTGGCAGCTTGGAATTTTGCTTCATTagaagacaacacacacacgtgtgcaaggagcagcagaacacacagggacatgtaggcctactgttcaTTTGTTTCATTGATTGACTTGTTTCTTTGTTGGAACATAAACTGTACTGATACTAGTTTATCCGGCTAAGTGCTCAAAATGTCTATGTCAATCTTGAAATAGCAAAGGTATTATTTGGTTTTACTTTTGTTATGGCTGTTGTGTGTCAAACTACACAACTATTATAACTGAATCACTTAAATTACTTTACAGGGTCTGAGTAGTAGTTTAAAAGAACAATCAAACTAAACAGTTTACTCTTTTCTCAAAACATTTCTAAAGGCACTAAATACATTGCATGCTGCACTACAATCAAACTTACCCCAGCATGTTTCTCTCTGTTGATAAAAAAGTTCACTAGGATCATTACTATCAATGGTATCCAAAATATGAGGAAAGTGAGAATAATGTACCCAGAGCGCTTGGCCATTTTACCCTCCTTCTTTTTTTTCGCTCTTTCTTTGCTGGCCATTGATGGCATCATACAGACAGCGCCATCCACGTCTTCATTTTGATCCGGGGCACTAATTGTAACAGACTGTATGGCTTCAGTCTCAGGTAAAGCTACAACGTCTTGTGCTTCACAGCTAACAGGCTGCTGCTCAAGCTCACTGACTTCCAGGCGCTCTGAGGGAGCTGTCACCCCCTCGTCCAAATCAATGACTGTGAGCGCTCCTTCCCTGAATGTCACACCTGCACGCTTCGGACTTTTGGTGGTTTTACTAGGAGAGTTAATGGGATCAGCTGGAGCATCTGTATGAGATGCCTTTATTTCACCTGGCATCACCTGCTGCTCTAGTCCTACAGTCTGCTCCAGACTGACTGCCTGCTCCAGACTTACTGTCTGCTCATTTGTTTGATTGTTTTTATCATGGACTTCCTCTTGACCTTTATTATTGACCTTTGAGTCATCttcctttttctcttctttACTTTTGCCCTGTTTAAGCACAGTACCCTTGTCAAATATTTTCCGACCGTGTGCTCTTACTATTGCAAAAATCCGAGAATAGAATCCAATGATGACAGCAAAACAAACTGACCATAGCGGAAGTAAAATGTATAGTCCAAAGGTGTCATATGAGGGGAGGATTTCCACGCCTAGTCCTCTGCATTGTACATATACAGGTGAGTCTTTCAGTGATGTAAAACAAAAAACTGCCACAAGGATGGCAATGGACCAGGTGAAGGGAATCATAATTAAAACCCTTCTTCGGCGTTCTTTTGTCTGAAAAGGGTGCGCAATGGCCTGATATCTCTCTGCACTTATGCCTGCTAAGGTAAGCAACTGAATGCAGAAACTGAAGGAAAAAGAGACTACTTGAGCATCGCACAACAGTCCATCAACATAGCCTTGTTGGTTAGTCAAAAGAATTGCTAGGAGAATGGGACAGTCAATTGCGCAACGGAAAATGTCTATGACCGCCAGATTCACCAGTAGAGCATTATTCCAAGTACGCAGTGATTTTTGGTGGTACACTGCTAAAATAACAAATAAGTTTGCCGCGATACCCACACACGAAGTGAAGAGCAAGACCACACTGTTCGCTGTTAAAAAAGCAATGTCAGAGTAATCTTTCCAATTGGTAATATTCCCATAATCCAGTGACACAGATCTCATCTCCCAGTTATTGACTGTATTTTAAATATACCTTTTCTGAATATTTCTAAATCCACATTGTTTGGCGTACGTGTTGAACGACTCAAAGATCAAGTTGAAGTGAGTTTATTACACCGATTATCCATTACCATGACAGATGACGCACGTGTCCTCCCATTCAATTAACGCCCCGCATCGCAACTCATCAGGGAACCCTTACTGTTAATCAAACTCATTAACACATTTGCCTATTTTCCCTGTAAATATTACAGAAAGCTGAATTGAATTCATTTTGATCATTTTGATTTCTGACAGGGGACCTGACAAGTGAAATCACTGCCACTGTTTGACATTCAGTTAGATCAATGTACTATAGTTGCATAAATGGCATCTATTGTATTAGCCATAGGCCTACCAGATGGCTGTGTGTAGTATCTAAACAACCAAGGGAATAAAAAGATGAACCATTATATTGGATTACAGCATGAAGTTTTATAATCCTATTTGTTGGAGATAAAAATGGGAAAGGCTCTTTGAGTGAACATTTTAATTTTACAGGCAATGCCAAATCTGGGATTAGATCTGGGCCGTGTAATGTTCTCTTACCCTTTGTTGATCACAGCCCTTTTAAATCCATTTAGAAATATGCCAGTAGTTCTAAACAATAGCATATTCTGCAAACAAAAAACTCCCTTGCAGTGGAAATCACTTTGCCTAAAGTTTAGATGGAATTACAGCATCAGTCCTATGATGTTGGATTTTCCCATgcacaaaatcacactttcaatAAGAAAATTGAATATATATTTTGATGTCAATATCTCCCAAATGTAAGAATTGCATTTTCCCCCTAAAATACAGTGAATTTATGTATATTCCCTTTAGGCTAAATTTGTGGTCAAAGGCTCATAAACATGAAGATAAGGAAAAACGTAGTTTCTTCTTTTATTGTGCATCAATGTAGCAACCTTGTTTCAAGAACTACTTGCAGTAACACATATGCACCTGTTCAGTGCAGTacaaacacactttcacacacccgTATACACTTGTGTGGAAGAGGCCTCTGTGAAGAACTTGTGTTGAAGAGCCTTGGTCTCGCTCATCCTCGGTCTTGCTCAACATTTTCAgaaggtcgtaggttcaaatcctaACACTCAAAAGAAGATTTTTAAAAAGAGCTCTTATAAGTCGGCCATTTCTCAGCTGTTCCCATCTGCCATGTGTATTAGAAAATATTGCTGTTTGACCTCATCTATTGTGGAAAATGTGTCTCTCAAAGCCAAATAAAGATTGTAAACAAAATAATAAGTTACAAATTACAGAAGCATTCACAAGACTTAACTAAACTGTGAGATCTAGAGATGGTAACCAGTAGTGAACTAACAAACAGACATCTACTGGAAAATACAGTAAATCTTCACAAAATAACTCACTGCATTTTACCTACAGCTTGTGATCATTTtctacaaataaaaaaaaatattttggcaaCTTTCTGCCAGAAAGTTACTGTAGATTTCCCTCTTCAATTTCAAACATTGTAGAGCTGAAACAGACCCTGACAACTATGGCAGTTTCTT
Coding sequences within:
- the LOC134021441 gene encoding octopamine receptor 2-like, which produces MRSVSLDYGNITNWKDYSDIAFLTANSVVLLFTSCVGIAANLFVILAVYHQKSLRTWNNALLVNLAVIDIFRCAIDCPILLAILLTNQQGYVDGLLCDAQVVSFSFSFCIQLLTLAGISAERYQAIAHPFQTKERRRRVLIMIPFTWSIAILVAVFCFTSLKDSPVYVQCRGLGVEILPSYDTFGLYILLPLWSVCFAVIIGFYSRIFAIVRAHGRKIFDKGTVLKQGKSKEEKKEDDSKVNNKGQEEVHDKNNQTNEQTVSLEQAVSLEQTVGLEQQVMPGEIKASHTDAPADPINSPSKTTKSPKRAGVTFREGALTVIDLDEGVTAPSERLEVSELEQQPVSCEAQDVVALPETEAIQSVTISAPDQNEDVDGAVCMMPSMASKERAKKKKEGKMAKRSGYIILTFLIFWIPLIVMILVNFFINREKHAGMKITQDLEVLSVSVSCLTSVSNPITYAVVNPQFRTVFYTFRNKCKSFFSG